One window of Desulfovibrio sp. genomic DNA carries:
- the plsY gene encoding glycerol-3-phosphate 1-O-acyltransferase PlsY, whose translation MLEVLWIALAYVLGSVPWGLVIAKTFCRIDPRESGSRNTGATNVARLCGFGWGVTTLACDVCKGAVPVWLAFRINPSPVFVSVVALACVLGHVFSCFMKFKGGKAVATSIGVFLPLAFWQLLAAAALCCLVIWRSGFVSLGSLTLVVSLAVALAVTGQWSWLPLALCVCAVVVWKHKENIARLRAGTEKSWLKGKHAEKQEDKG comes from the coding sequence ATGCTGGAAGTATTGTGGATTGCTCTGGCCTATGTGCTTGGTTCTGTGCCGTGGGGGCTGGTGATCGCCAAAACCTTTTGCCGCATAGACCCGCGTGAGAGCGGCAGCCGCAACACCGGAGCCACCAACGTGGCCCGTTTGTGCGGTTTTGGCTGGGGGGTGACCACCCTGGCCTGCGATGTGTGCAAGGGCGCTGTGCCAGTGTGGCTGGCCTTTCGCATTAATCCTTCGCCCGTGTTTGTGAGCGTGGTGGCTCTGGCCTGCGTGCTGGGGCACGTGTTTTCCTGCTTCATGAAGTTCAAGGGTGGCAAGGCCGTGGCCACAAGCATCGGCGTGTTCCTTCCCCTGGCTTTCTGGCAGCTTCTGGCGGCAGCGGCCCTGTGCTGCCTTGTTATCTGGCGCAGCGGCTTTGTTTCGCTGGGCTCCCTCACCCTGGTGGTTTCGCTGGCCGTGGCCCTGGCAGTTACCGGCCAGTGGAGCTGGCTGCCGCTGGCCCTGTGCGTGTGCGCCGTGGTGGTGTGGAAGCACAAGGAAAATATCGCCCGCCTGCGCGCTGGCACGGAAAAAAGCTGGCTCAAGGGCAAGCACGCCGAAAAGCAGGAAGACAAAGGCTAG
- a CDS encoding ribonuclease catalytic domain-containing protein, which yields MSDCVRYPAPGCVVEYLEGNAVQIALVTEEAGGRLRLLLPNRRETRLNSSRLLPWLGPLHAADMGREDAVRVLEAHKNTREDLAAQIPVMDVWELAQGEVELAPASWFAELFESDPNTDHVSAYGRALLACKSHFRFQPPDFQVFSADMVKKRLIEEKARLERESLAAGGAAFLRLLWEVACRKRELPQPPREGASLGEWPPQEVAERLEEVLFARMTDPESQEYENIWRTLSKGLPDVPHLPLQLLVAWGKVPAHYNFWLDRAGYAPGDAWWTDCCDEVAALADAGRDPAKAFVRQWPDGALATCDQPCISIDSATTRDVDDAFHVEAEGDGWALTLMLACPSLFWNFGGPLDKLVLHRGTSIYLPEGDCHMLPEVLGTDAYSLLADQARPALRVLVHVAADGTLGGCEISVVQATLAANLTYVDSQAVLDAQAAGEDLPQNAATPYAEQLRVGLALARQRQTARIADGAVIMDRPDPVIRLEGEGAEVRVEVGQDYQASDAQMLVAEMMILASAAVAQWAAEHGVAMLHRVQDVVLPKEYAGIWTTPQDMTRIMRALTPSGLEVQARPHAALGLARYTPVTSPLRRYPDLVNEEQLVHYFRTGQPRWTEPELVDLLNVLSPALDAAGQVQRFRPRYWKLLFFRQKGDKVWWNGVITEENDAFVTVSLPDQGMFVRGKRRLFDERAHPGLAVDVRIGKVQPLYNEIMILEAVPAD from the coding sequence ATGTCTGATTGTGTACGCTACCCGGCACCGGGTTGCGTGGTGGAATATTTGGAAGGCAATGCCGTACAGATTGCCCTGGTCACTGAAGAGGCCGGAGGCCGTTTGCGGCTGCTCTTGCCCAACCGTAGGGAAACGCGCCTGAATTCCTCGCGCCTGCTGCCCTGGCTTGGACCTTTGCACGCGGCAGACATGGGACGCGAAGACGCCGTGCGCGTGCTTGAAGCGCACAAAAACACGCGCGAGGATCTGGCCGCACAGATACCTGTCATGGACGTGTGGGAACTGGCGCAGGGCGAAGTGGAGCTTGCCCCTGCCAGTTGGTTTGCCGAGCTTTTTGAAAGCGACCCCAACACCGACCATGTCTCTGCCTATGGCCGCGCCCTGCTGGCCTGTAAAAGTCATTTTCGCTTTCAACCCCCGGATTTTCAGGTTTTTTCTGCCGATATGGTTAAAAAACGCCTGATCGAAGAAAAAGCCCGTCTTGAGCGCGAATCACTCGCTGCTGGCGGCGCGGCATTTTTGCGTCTGCTGTGGGAGGTTGCCTGCCGCAAGCGCGAGCTGCCCCAGCCCCCGCGCGAGGGGGCTTCTCTTGGCGAATGGCCGCCGCAGGAAGTGGCCGAACGCCTTGAGGAAGTGCTGTTTGCCCGCATGACGGATCCTGAAAGTCAGGAATACGAAAACATCTGGCGCACCCTGAGCAAGGGCCTGCCCGATGTGCCGCACCTGCCCCTGCAACTGCTGGTGGCCTGGGGCAAGGTGCCCGCCCACTACAACTTCTGGCTCGACCGCGCGGGCTATGCACCGGGCGATGCCTGGTGGACCGACTGCTGCGACGAGGTGGCGGCCCTGGCCGATGCGGGCCGTGATCCTGCCAAGGCCTTTGTCCGACAGTGGCCCGATGGCGCGCTTGCAACCTGCGACCAACCCTGCATCAGCATAGACAGCGCCACCACCCGCGATGTGGACGATGCCTTTCATGTAGAGGCAGAGGGCGACGGATGGGCGCTCACGCTCATGCTGGCCTGCCCCTCACTGTTCTGGAATTTTGGCGGGCCGCTGGACAAGCTAGTGCTGCACCGTGGCACAAGTATCTATCTGCCCGAGGGCGACTGCCACATGCTGCCCGAGGTGCTGGGCACCGACGCCTATTCGCTGCTGGCCGATCAGGCCCGCCCCGCCCTGCGCGTGCTGGTGCACGTGGCGGCCGACGGCACACTTGGCGGTTGCGAGATTTCTGTCGTGCAAGCCACGCTTGCCGCCAACCTCACCTATGTGGACAGCCAGGCCGTACTTGATGCCCAGGCCGCTGGCGAGGACCTGCCCCAGAACGCGGCCACGCCCTATGCGGAACAGCTGCGCGTGGGCCTTGCTTTGGCCCGGCAGCGGCAGACTGCCCGCATAGCCGACGGTGCGGTGATAATGGACCGTCCCGACCCGGTGATTCGCCTTGAAGGCGAGGGAGCCGAGGTGCGCGTTGAGGTGGGCCAGGACTATCAGGCCTCGGACGCGCAGATGCTGGTGGCGGAAATGATGATTCTTGCCAGTGCCGCCGTTGCCCAGTGGGCAGCCGAGCACGGCGTGGCCATGCTGCACCGCGTGCAGGATGTGGTTTTGCCCAAGGAATACGCCGGTATCTGGACTACCCCGCAGGACATGACGCGCATCATGCGCGCGCTTACGCCATCGGGCCTTGAGGTGCAGGCCCGCCCGCACGCCGCCCTTGGTCTTGCGCGTTATACGCCCGTAACCTCGCCGCTCAGGCGTTATCCCGATCTGGTGAACGAGGAACAGCTGGTGCATTATTTCCGCACCGGGCAGCCTCGCTGGACAGAACCCGAGCTGGTTGACCTGCTCAACGTGCTTTCGCCCGCACTGGATGCGGCTGGGCAGGTGCAGCGCTTCCGCCCGCGTTACTGGAAGCTGCTGTTCTTCCGCCAGAAGGGTGACAAGGTGTGGTGGAACGGCGTGATCACAGAGGAAAACGACGCATTTGTTACCGTAAGCCTGCCCGATCAGGGCATGTTTGTGCGCGGCAAAAGACGGCTTTTTGACGAGCGGGCGCACCCCGGCCTTGCCGTGGATGTGCGCATTGGCAAGGTGCAGCCGCTGTACAACGAAATCATGATTCTGGAAGCGGTTCCGGCAGACTAG
- a CDS encoding LysE family translocator: MISLDNLLLFVPMAAILVMLPGPDFALIAKISLMNGRPQGQAAAVGVALGICVHTTAAMLGISAIIAQSVLWFSILKYIGAAYLAWLGIQALRAAQRAGQPVSSAVVKTAHQTHTQADATPPAQRLSMRQWLHFFGQGFLTNALNPKAVLIFLTFLPQFMDPHAPLAPQFLTLGSIMSGLCLFWYVPLAYMLGRIRHIFENSRFQKWMHRCTGLVFIAFGLKLATAHAGAD; this comes from the coding sequence ATGATCTCACTGGACAACCTGCTGCTGTTTGTGCCTATGGCCGCCATTCTGGTGATGCTGCCGGGGCCGGACTTTGCCCTCATAGCAAAAATTTCGCTTATGAATGGTCGCCCGCAGGGCCAGGCCGCTGCCGTTGGCGTCGCCCTTGGCATCTGTGTGCACACCACTGCGGCCATGCTGGGCATTTCGGCCATCATCGCCCAGTCTGTGCTGTGGTTCAGCATTCTCAAATACATTGGTGCCGCCTATCTGGCGTGGCTGGGCATTCAGGCCCTGCGCGCCGCTCAGCGTGCTGGTCAGCCTGTGAGCTCGGCGGTGGTCAAAACGGCGCACCAAACCCATACCCAGGCAGATGCCACCCCTCCCGCGCAGCGCCTCAGCATGCGCCAATGGCTGCATTTTTTCGGCCAGGGCTTCTTGACCAATGCGCTCAATCCCAAGGCCGTGCTGATTTTTTTGACATTTCTCCCCCAGTTCATGGACCCGCACGCACCGCTTGCCCCGCAGTTTTTAACGCTGGGCAGCATCATGTCGGGCCTGTGTCTGTTCTGGTATGTGCCGCTGGCCTACATGCTGGGCCGCATACGGCACATTTTTGAAAACAGCCGCTTCCAGAAGTGGATGCACCGCTGTACGGGCCTTGTGTTCATTGCCTTTGGCCTCAAACTGGCCACGGCACACGCTGGAGCAGATTAA
- a CDS encoding cache domain-containing protein — protein sequence MSNVIHQTGGSRTLVMQEPEKPQLYRELFPYTSICRTSFDEVLLAPRPAEQMRITDTTFRDGQQARPPYTVKQVAKMFDFLHRLGGKTGLITASEFFLYSAKDRKCIDVCRARGYRFPRVTAWIRATKDDLKLARDMEFDETGMLTSVSDYHIFLKLGKTRQQAMDMYVGMAEQALEWGIIPRCHFEDVTRADIYGFCLPLAQRLMELSRQSGMPVKIRLCDTMGYGVPYPGAALPRSVQRIVRCFTDEAGVPGEWLEWHGHNDFHKVLVNGVTAWLYGCGAVNSTLFGFGERTGNTPLEALLIEYISLTGDDAAADTTILSEVAEFFEKELHYRIPNNYPFVGRDFNATSAGVHADGLAKNEEIYNIFDTNHLLGRPVPIIITDKTGRAGVAYWINANLNLASDQQVSKKHPSVGQIYDAIMAVYEETGRTTSFSHEEMEALVQRFMPELFASEYDHMKQLAGELSANIIIRLARSSDLLDFSKHACARLDEFVREYPFIQYCYLTDDQGKLRCSAITDPVYKETYEALPIGYDFSQREWFKMPMKTGDLHIMDVYQSHFTSKLIITVSCAVTDEKDNIKGVIGVDIQLEQLLKRARALQQEVAAADDSDND from the coding sequence ATGAGCAACGTTATTCACCAAACTGGAGGCAGCCGTACCCTGGTCATGCAGGAGCCGGAAAAACCGCAGCTCTACCGTGAGCTTTTCCCCTACACCAGTATTTGCCGCACCTCGTTTGACGAGGTTCTGCTGGCCCCCCGCCCCGCAGAACAGATGCGCATCACCGACACGACCTTTCGCGATGGCCAGCAGGCCCGCCCCCCCTATACGGTCAAGCAAGTGGCAAAGATGTTCGATTTTCTGCACAGGCTCGGCGGAAAAACCGGACTCATCACGGCTTCTGAATTTTTTCTGTACTCGGCCAAAGACCGCAAGTGCATTGATGTGTGCCGCGCCAGAGGCTACCGCTTTCCGCGTGTGACCGCCTGGATTCGCGCCACCAAGGACGACCTCAAGCTCGCCCGCGACATGGAATTTGACGAAACCGGCATGCTCACCAGCGTTTCGGACTACCATATTTTTCTCAAGCTGGGCAAAACCCGCCAGCAGGCCATGGACATGTACGTAGGCATGGCCGAACAGGCCCTGGAATGGGGCATCATTCCCCGCTGCCACTTTGAAGACGTAACCCGAGCAGATATCTACGGTTTTTGTCTACCCCTGGCCCAGCGGCTCATGGAGCTCTCGCGCCAGAGCGGCATGCCGGTCAAGATTCGCCTGTGCGACACCATGGGTTATGGCGTGCCCTACCCCGGCGCGGCGCTGCCCCGCTCGGTGCAACGCATTGTGCGCTGCTTTACCGACGAGGCTGGCGTACCGGGCGAATGGCTTGAATGGCACGGGCACAACGACTTTCACAAGGTGCTGGTCAACGGCGTCACCGCCTGGCTGTATGGCTGCGGCGCGGTCAACAGCACGCTTTTCGGCTTTGGCGAACGCACGGGCAACACCCCGCTTGAAGCCCTGCTGATCGAATACATTTCGCTTACGGGCGACGACGCCGCCGCCGACACCACCATTCTGAGTGAAGTTGCCGAGTTCTTTGAAAAAGAACTGCACTACCGCATTCCCAACAACTATCCCTTCGTGGGCCGCGACTTCAACGCCACCAGCGCTGGCGTGCACGCCGACGGTCTGGCCAAGAACGAAGAAATTTACAACATCTTCGACACCAACCATCTGCTTGGCCGCCCTGTGCCCATCATCATTACCGACAAGACGGGCCGCGCCGGTGTTGCCTACTGGATCAACGCCAACCTGAATCTGGCCAGCGACCAGCAGGTTTCGAAAAAGCACCCCTCCGTGGGCCAGATATACGACGCCATCATGGCCGTATACGAAGAAACAGGCCGCACCACCAGCTTCTCGCACGAAGAAATGGAAGCCCTGGTGCAGCGCTTCATGCCCGAGCTCTTCGCCTCCGAATACGACCACATGAAGCAGCTGGCTGGCGAGCTCTCTGCCAACATCATCATTCGCCTTGCCCGCAGCAGCGACCTGCTGGACTTCAGCAAGCACGCCTGCGCGCGGCTTGACGAATTTGTGCGCGAATATCCCTTTATCCAGTACTGCTACCTTACTGACGATCAGGGCAAACTGCGCTGCTCGGCCATCACCGACCCGGTATACAAGGAAACCTACGAGGCCCTGCCCATCGGCTACGATTTTTCGCAGCGCGAATGGTTCAAGATGCCCATGAAAACCGGCGACCTGCACATCATGGATGTGTACCAGTCGCACTTCACGAGCAAGCTCATCATTACCGTTTCATGCGCGGTTACTGATGAAAAAGACAATATCAAGGGCGTCATTGGCGTGGATATCCAGCTTGAACAGCTCCTCAAACGCGCGCGCGCACTTCAGCAGGAAGTGGCCGCAGCAGACGACAGCGACAACGACTAA
- a CDS encoding hydratase yields the protein MIEIVNNSVVIDANGIAMAEEARAKGVDIEAARRNSLSARILAAHNTGKEDDVLRIRFDAMASHDITYVGIVQTARASGLKEFPVPYALTNCHNSLCAVGGTINEDDHLFGLSAARKYGGIFVPPHLAVIHQYVREMMTRCGGMILGSDSHTRYGALGVMAIGEGGPELVKQLLGKTYDVTNPQKVAVWLEGAPRPGVGPQDVALAIIGAVFKNGFVKNKVMEFMGPGVAGLSVEYRCGIDVMTTETTCLSSIWTTDEKVRDYMAMHGRAEDYAELCLEGPACYDGLIRVDLSRIVPMIALPFHPSNVYPVAEVAKHGAELLAEVEAEAQRQFGDAAKGLNMRAKVRDGGVWVDQGIIAGCAGGNFENIALAAAILDGKTTGNQAFNLAVYPASEPQGLALVKNGATAKLMLAGAVMKTAFCGPCFGAGDTPAHGALSIRHTTRNFPNREGSKPSNGQVSTVALMDARSIAATAANGGRLTPATELDWSAPALANADLSYTFEPLIYHSRVYNGFGKAEPQAELVRGPNIADWPSMSPLPEHLLLQVVSVITDPVTTTDELIPSGETSSLRSNPLKLAEYTLSRKDPGYVGRAKTVNALETARLANPGDAALLEKVRGLFATCGLDALQGAADLKQVGLGSAIFAVKPGDGSAREQAASCQKVLGGWANMAVEYATKRYRSNLINWGMLPFIVDASLADTLKVGDWLVVPNVRSAVQNADPSFTGYVASEDGKAQQISLALKELTSDERKIILDGCLINFYNS from the coding sequence ATGATCGAGATTGTAAACAATTCCGTCGTGATCGACGCCAACGGCATAGCCATGGCCGAAGAAGCCCGCGCCAAGGGCGTGGATATTGAAGCCGCCCGCAGAAACAGCCTGTCCGCGCGCATTCTTGCCGCGCACAATACCGGCAAGGAAGATGATGTGCTGCGCATCCGCTTTGATGCCATGGCCTCGCACGACATCACCTATGTGGGCATCGTCCAGACGGCCCGCGCCAGCGGCCTTAAGGAATTTCCCGTACCCTACGCGCTGACCAACTGCCACAACAGTCTGTGCGCCGTGGGCGGCACCATCAACGAAGACGACCACCTCTTCGGTCTTTCCGCCGCGCGCAAGTACGGCGGTATCTTTGTGCCCCCGCATCTGGCTGTAATCCACCAGTACGTGCGCGAAATGATGACCAGGTGCGGCGGTATGATCCTTGGCTCCGACAGCCACACCCGCTACGGCGCGCTGGGCGTCATGGCCATTGGCGAAGGCGGCCCGGAACTGGTCAAGCAGCTGCTGGGCAAGACCTACGACGTGACCAATCCGCAAAAGGTTGCGGTGTGGCTTGAGGGCGCGCCCCGCCCCGGTGTCGGCCCGCAGGACGTGGCCCTTGCCATCATCGGCGCGGTGTTCAAAAACGGCTTTGTCAAAAACAAGGTCATGGAATTCATGGGCCCCGGCGTGGCGGGTCTTTCTGTGGAATACCGCTGCGGTATCGACGTCATGACCACCGAAACCACCTGTCTTTCTTCCATCTGGACCACCGACGAAAAGGTGCGCGACTACATGGCCATGCATGGCCGCGCCGAAGACTACGCCGAACTGTGCCTCGAAGGCCCCGCCTGCTATGACGGCCTGATCCGCGTTGACCTCAGCCGCATCGTGCCCATGATCGCCCTGCCCTTCCACCCCAGCAACGTTTACCCTGTGGCCGAGGTGGCCAAGCACGGCGCCGAGCTGCTGGCCGAGGTAGAGGCTGAAGCCCAGCGCCAGTTTGGCGACGCGGCCAAGGGTCTGAACATGCGCGCCAAGGTACGCGACGGCGGAGTGTGGGTTGATCAGGGCATTATCGCTGGCTGCGCTGGCGGCAACTTTGAAAACATCGCTCTGGCCGCCGCAATTCTCGACGGCAAAACAACGGGCAATCAGGCTTTCAACCTGGCCGTGTACCCCGCCAGTGAACCCCAGGGCCTCGCCCTGGTCAAAAACGGCGCAACGGCCAAGCTCATGCTGGCTGGCGCTGTGATGAAAACCGCCTTCTGCGGTCCCTGCTTTGGCGCTGGCGATACCCCGGCCCACGGAGCGCTCTCCATCCGCCACACAACCCGCAACTTCCCCAACCGTGAAGGCTCCAAGCCCTCCAACGGTCAGGTTTCCACAGTGGCCCTTATGGACGCCCGTTCCATCGCGGCCACCGCTGCCAACGGCGGCCGCCTTACCCCGGCCACCGAGCTCGACTGGTCCGCGCCCGCGCTGGCCAATGCCGACCTTTCCTACACCTTTGAGCCGCTTATCTACCACAGCCGCGTGTACAACGGCTTTGGCAAGGCAGAACCGCAGGCCGAGCTTGTGCGCGGCCCCAACATTGCCGACTGGCCGAGCATGAGCCCCCTGCCCGAGCACCTGCTGCTCCAGGTGGTGAGCGTCATCACCGATCCGGTTACCACCACCGACGAGCTGATTCCCTCTGGCGAAACCTCATCCCTGCGCTCCAACCCGCTCAAACTGGCGGAATACACCCTTTCGCGCAAAGACCCCGGCTATGTGGGCCGCGCCAAAACCGTGAACGCCCTTGAAACAGCCCGTCTTGCCAACCCCGGCGATGCCGCTTTGCTGGAAAAGGTGCGCGGTCTGTTTGCCACCTGCGGACTCGATGCGCTACAGGGCGCTGCCGATCTCAAGCAGGTGGGCCTTGGCTCCGCCATCTTTGCCGTAAAGCCCGGCGACGGCTCTGCCCGCGAGCAGGCTGCGTCGTGCCAAAAGGTGCTGGGCGGCTGGGCCAACATGGCCGTGGAATACGCCACCAAGCGTTACCGCTCCAACCTCATCAACTGGGGCATGCTGCCCTTTATTGTTGATGCCTCGCTGGCCGATACCCTCAAGGTGGGCGACTGGTTGGTGGTACCCAATGTGCGCAGCGCCGTGCAGAACGCCGACCCCTCTTTTACCGGCTACGTTGCCAGCGAAGACGGCAAGGCCCAGCAGATCAGCCTTGCCCTCAAGGAACTGACCAGCGACGAACGCAAGATCATCCTCGACGGTTGCCTGATCAACTTCTATAATAGCTAG
- the thrC gene encoding threonine synthase — MAHADFPAYRGRMEYVCLDCGARHPGDSLLYTCPQCGGVFLLENLDFDKLKERSGAEWRELFDARSASRNTALRGIFRFYELLAPLLDEDDIVYLGEGITPIIEAAPALRDRVGIPFAYKNDGQNPSASFKDRGMACAFSYLKWLCRRNKWDEVLTVCASTGDTSAAAALYASYVGAPLKSVVLLPHGKVTPQQLSQPLGSGATVLELPGVFDDCMKVVELLAENYRVALLNSKNSWRILGQESYAYETAQWYGWDMTDLCLFVPIGNAGNITAIMCGFLKMLELGIISALPRVFGVQSEHADPVWRYYDAPKGARHWQPVTVTPSVAQAAMIGNPVSFPRVRKLAEMFIEKGGENAFQVVRVTEQQIMDAMIVANRHGHIACTQGGECLAGLMNAKALGLISDKEHAVLDATAHALKFAGFQDMYFNDSFPAEYGVKPDKSLANKPELLLPESARKGREVAEFARMGADAVAERLSLQKK, encoded by the coding sequence ATGGCGCATGCGGATTTTCCGGCCTATCGCGGCCGCATGGAGTATGTTTGTCTTGACTGCGGCGCACGTCACCCCGGCGACAGCCTGCTGTACACCTGCCCCCAGTGCGGCGGCGTGTTTTTGCTGGAAAACCTGGATTTTGACAAACTGAAAGAACGCAGCGGCGCAGAGTGGCGTGAACTTTTCGATGCCCGCTCCGCCAGCCGCAACACTGCGCTTCGGGGAATATTCCGGTTTTACGAGCTGCTCGCTCCCCTGCTTGATGAAGACGACATCGTCTATCTGGGCGAGGGCATTACACCCATCATCGAGGCCGCCCCGGCCCTGCGCGACCGGGTGGGCATTCCCTTTGCCTACAAGAACGACGGCCAGAACCCCAGCGCGTCCTTCAAGGACCGTGGCATGGCCTGCGCGTTCAGTTACCTCAAGTGGCTGTGCCGCCGCAACAAGTGGGACGAAGTGCTGACCGTGTGCGCCTCTACCGGTGATACTTCCGCCGCTGCGGCCCTGTACGCCTCGTATGTGGGCGCACCCCTCAAGAGTGTTGTGCTGTTGCCCCACGGCAAGGTCACGCCCCAGCAGCTTTCGCAGCCCCTTGGCAGCGGTGCCACCGTGCTGGAACTGCCCGGCGTGTTTGACGACTGCATGAAGGTGGTTGAGCTGCTGGCCGAAAACTATCGCGTGGCCCTGCTCAATTCCAAGAACAGCTGGCGCATTCTGGGACAGGAATCGTACGCGTACGAAACCGCACAGTGGTACGGCTGGGACATGACCGATCTCTGCCTCTTTGTGCCCATTGGCAACGCGGGCAACATTACGGCAATCATGTGCGGCTTTTTGAAGATGCTCGAGCTTGGCATCATCAGTGCGCTGCCGCGCGTGTTTGGCGTGCAGTCCGAGCATGCCGACCCTGTATGGCGCTACTACGATGCTCCCAAGGGCGCGCGCCACTGGCAGCCTGTTACGGTAACGCCCAGCGTTGCCCAGGCCGCCATGATCGGCAACCCCGTGTCCTTCCCGCGTGTGCGCAAATTGGCAGAAATGTTCATTGAAAAGGGCGGCGAAAATGCCTTTCAGGTTGTGCGCGTGACCGAGCAGCAGATCATGGACGCCATGATTGTAGCCAACCGTCACGGCCACATCGCCTGTACCCAGGGCGGTGAATGCCTCGCTGGCCTCATGAACGCCAAGGCTCTTGGCCTTATCAGCGACAAGGAGCACGCCGTGCTTGACGCTACGGCCCATGCCCTCAAGTTTGCCGGTTTCCAGGACATGTACTTCAATGATTCCTTCCCTGCCGAATACGGCGTGAAGCCAGATAAAAGCCTGGCCAACAAGCCCGAACTTCTGCTGCCCGAAAGTGCCCGTAAAGGCCGCGAAGTGGCCGAGTTCGCCCGTATGGGCGCGGATGCCGTAGCGGAAAGACTTTCTTTGCAGAAGAAATAA
- the icd gene encoding NADP-dependent isocitrate dehydrogenase has protein sequence MNKRIYWIEGDGIGPEIWKAARPVIEAALAAENTGIKLEWTELLAGDKAVKETGSPLPEETMQTLRTAELAMKGPLGTPVGTGIRSLNVALRQGLDLYACIRPVRHFEGLETPVKHPERVNMVIFRENTEDVYAGVEFAAETPEARKLITFLREELGVNKVGDSAAVGIKPMTEAGSKRLVRRALRFALDQKQQSLTLVHKGNIMKFTEGAFRQWGYDVAAQEFGDLTCTEKEPVAGRLVVKDRIADAMFQEALLRPEQYQILATPNLNGDYISDALAAQVGGLGLAPGVNMSDTLAFYEATHGTAPTIAGKDKANPGSVILCGALMLEHIGVPKAAERIRNAVSKAIAAKAVTEDLAGQVPGSRAVGCVEFGDIIGANL, from the coding sequence ATGAACAAGAGAATCTACTGGATCGAAGGCGACGGCATCGGCCCCGAAATCTGGAAGGCCGCGCGCCCTGTCATTGAAGCTGCCCTTGCTGCCGAAAACACTGGCATCAAACTGGAATGGACCGAACTGCTGGCGGGCGACAAGGCCGTGAAGGAAACCGGCTCGCCCCTGCCCGAAGAAACCATGCAGACCCTGCGCACCGCAGAGCTTGCCATGAAGGGTCCCCTCGGCACCCCCGTGGGCACGGGTATCCGCAGCCTCAACGTGGCTCTGCGCCAGGGCCTCGACCTGTACGCCTGCATCCGCCCCGTGCGGCACTTTGAAGGGCTTGAAACCCCCGTCAAACACCCCGAACGCGTCAACATGGTCATCTTTCGCGAGAATACCGAAGACGTTTACGCCGGTGTGGAATTTGCCGCCGAAACCCCCGAGGCCCGCAAGCTCATCACCTTTTTGCGTGAAGAACTGGGCGTGAACAAGGTGGGCGATTCCGCCGCCGTGGGTATCAAGCCCATGACCGAAGCCGGTTCCAAGCGTCTCGTACGCCGCGCCCTGCGCTTTGCACTCGACCAGAAGCAGCAGAGCCTCACCCTTGTGCACAAGGGCAATATCATGAAGTTTACCGAAGGCGCCTTCCGCCAGTGGGGCTACGACGTGGCCGCACAGGAATTTGGTGACCTTACCTGCACGGAAAAGGAACCCGTGGCCGGTCGCCTTGTGGTCAAGGACCGCATTGCCGACGCCATGTTCCAGGAAGCGCTGCTGCGCCCCGAACAGTACCAGATTCTTGCCACGCCCAACCTCAACGGCGACTACATCTCCGACGCGCTGGCGGCGCAGGTGGGCGGCCTTGGTCTGGCACCCGGCGTCAACATGTCGGATACGCTGGCCTTTTACGAGGCAACCCACGGCACTGCCCCCACCATCGCGGGCAAGGACAAGGCCAACCCCGGCAGCGTCATTCTGTGCGGCGCGCTCATGCTTGAGCACATCGGCGTACCCAAGGCCGCCGAGCGCATCCGCAACGCCGTGAGCAAGGCCATCGCCGCCAAGGCTGTTACCGAAGATCTGGCCGGCCAGGTTCCCGGTTCGCGCGCTGTTGGCTGCGTGGAATTTGGCGATATCATCGGCGCAAACCTGTAG